Below is a genomic region from Plasmodium relictum strain SGS1 genome assembly, chromosome: 13.
TCTACATATATGAACTCCTCcttcaaaattattttctttaaagtATCCAACCCCTCTACCACCACTTAATACTTGAGCTTTTACAACTAAATCTATATCTCCACATATATTCTGTAATTCTAAAGCTTTTTCTTCAGCTTCTTCAGGAGTTTTTGCTGCAAACCCTTGAGCACATGGTATATTATGCGAACGTAATAAATCTATAGATAAATATTCATGTATActtagatattttttttctataaaaaaacgAGACTTCCTTTCACATTGtagtttattttttctattccATATATTACTTACTATACTTCTATTCAATCTCATGATAAATTTGAACTCATTTTTTAAAGGtatcattattaataattttatgtagTATTAATGTCTTTAAcacaaatttattaatattaaatatttttcttctttctaTACGAATTATCTTATAtgtgctttttttttttttttttatctaccttgatatgttttaaatattttttaatatatatatatatatttttttttctaaaacaatataaattaaaaaaaattattttcttattaatttattctcaatttttttttatttaaatgatcatatattttaattaataaaaaataagaattttttcttattccAATCCttgatatttattttttattgcaaaaattttaatgaactatatatattatcttaAAGCTAAATTTTCTTacacgaaaaaaaaaaaataaataaaacggctaaaaatttaatagtattttaacaaaaaaattcattaaagtcgtaattataatatatattaaaaaaaaaaatatattaaatttatggAATATAAAtggataaattattattttttagtatttttctaaaactattaaaaaggtaacattttttttataatttttattttattttatttttttaacacACTATTTTCGTCTGTATCCATTTAATTTGtatttaatgatttttttattttaaattaatatttatgttttctattaattagttttaattcatttatccttcttttattttttatttttctgtaattttatttttttttatatcatataaTATTTCCCTATAAACTATAATGAtcatttatctttttttatattttaacaaataatatatatatatatatatatattacttataaatattaaataaacttTTTGGTTTTTTAGTAGtgtatttcattttttttttttttcctatatagttgtaatttttttactctgaaacaatttttaaatttaaagtcttaagaaaataaaaatatatatatatatatatattgaacaccttttatttgatataaaatttaaaagctcttaatgtatttttttttgtttttaataaattttttattatttattgttCTTAATATTATCCATTAGAAAATGTAATAGCATTCTctacatattttataaatattttaatttttattacataaaagtattcatattttattcataaaatttcGTACTATcttcttaaaaaattatcatctaattatctattttttttattaattttttatatttttaactaatttatattttttggtGTTACTTTAGAAatttagaatatatatatatcattttattctaattatttaaaataagaaaatattgGAAGCATTATGTTACTTAAAAACAcattaatttagaaaaatcaaaaatcgaaataaattttttttaaaggataattttaaaatagcAAATATAgagaactaaaaaaaattcttattaaATAAGTctatacataataaaaaagaattaatagtctaaaaatgtttttaatattatatcgttattttattttttttccttttaaatatttatatgattCAAATtactaaataaattaaatatattaattaaaaaattaaatatatacatatatttatatagcatatatattatgattTAAAACAATTAAgacaatttatatttttttatttttaatcttttGGATTCTCACACAAAGATTTGGAGTTTAACTATATTTTATGTGAAATTAATTTATGcagtttcattttttattttaagaaattttaatatttataaaaaaaatttcattccTTACTAAACAAAAATGTGATCTTATTTTAGCAaaatttttaacaaaaaaaaaaaaaaaaaaagaataaaaattatataaaaatgattgaTTGGTattaaaatacatatttaattatatgaaattttttttttttttttttatggtattgtattttttaagttcttttttttttttctttaatttttaaagaaataattgttttgatttgtaaaaatatatatatatatatatattttttagctAAATATGTgaaattcttattttttggaaaataatacttttggatttaacattttttaagaaataacttttttgaaaattaaatttatattgtttAGTAGTGTATTCaccctttttttattttgtaaagTGGCATTTCCttttaaaaaggaaaaaattctttttgtaaaataaatataacctctacaattaaaaagaggcaaagtctttttttttttttttttttttttttatgtgaaATAAAATGCCTAAAGAACAAACCAAACAACTGAAAAATTCAGATGAAGTAGATGataatgtattaaaaaaatatgagataataaaaaaaataggaaaaGGAGCATATGGAATTGTATTTAAAgcaaaatgtaaaaaaaataacaaaatagtagcagtgaaaaaaatatttgacgCATTTCAAAATTCAACAGATGCTCAAAGAACTTTTAGAGAgattatgtttttatatcAATTAAATGGTCatgataatataataagGCTAATGGATGTTTTGAAGgcaaaaaatgataatgatatatatttagtGTTTGATTACATGGAAACAGACTTACATGAAGTAATTAAAGCAGATTTATTAGaagaaatacataaaaaatatataatatatcaaTTATTAAGagcattaaaatatatacattctGGTTTATTATTACATCGTGATATCAAGCCTTCAAACATACTTTTAAATTCAGAATGCCATATAAAAGTAGCTGATTTTGGTTTAGCTAGAAGTATATCAACAGAAGtcaatgaaaataaaataccaGTTTTAACTGATTATGTTGCAACAAGATGGTATAGGGCCCCCGAAATTTTATTAGGTAGTACTAATTATACAGAGGGAGTAGACATGTGGTCACTTGGTTGTATTATGGGGGAATTGTTAAGTGGAAAACCTTTATTTAGAGGAAATTCTACTATGAATCAactagaaaaaattattgaaattATTGGAAAACCCAATAGAAGAGATATTGAAGATATAAAATCCCCCTTTGCTGAAACTATTATTTCATCTTTTGTtgacaataaaaaaaaaagtttatctGATGTTTTTCATAAAGCATCAAAAGAATCTCTAGATTTACTTCAAAAATTGTTACAATTTAATCCATCAAAAAGAATAAGCGCAGAAAATGCTCTCAAACATAAATATGTTGAACAATTTCATTCTATTATTGATGAACCTATTTGTAAAAAAGTCATCACTATTCCTATTAACGATAGTACAAAATATAAAGTGaatttttatagaaatattGTCTATTTTGATATTATGCGTAGAAAAAAGTATTACtcaaaagatataaaaaaaaacaatcaaaaaaaaatagaagaaaatttaattaaagcAAATTGTTCAgcagaaaacaaaaaagacaccaaagaaaaagagaaaaataaaaaaaaaaataaaaaaactattaGCATTactagtaataataataatattatttataataaattgaataacaataataaatcTGTTATTTCTCCTCAAATGgattattcaaaaaataatgaaatctCCCATTTAAAAggcaaaaaatatattcttgaAAAAACTtatgatgataataaaactttcaaatataaacatgctaaaaatttaaaaaaaaattacgaAAAGGATAGAGGAATAAATAGTTATATGCTAAAtcaacataataaaaatgttattagTAATAGTAATGAAAAACATTATTATGAACATActgatgataaaaaaattaataacgGAAttgatatttattattattaagtaattaaaaatataaatatcgAAAATCAAGATAAAAGATGGAAAATATCTAATAAATAATACAGTAAATTCAGGCATAAATAAACCAAACTACTccatattaaatattattaaaatcacgaatgaaaaagaaaaaacatcAAGAAAtggttttaaaaaaaatgaaaagtaaaaatataaaaaaaaaattgttcaaAATGATTTAGATAGTACCgtttaaaatatatgcataaaTTTTACAATTGCCATACTCAAAATATTCTAacagacaaaaaaaaaaaaaaaaactataaactaaaaaaaatgactAAAACAGAAGAAATTcctaataaaatataataatttttattatgttgatacgatatataaaaagttaaaacGTTACAAGTGATACCTacaaatatgaaaaaataattttttttgattttagcTAAATAATTTAGTacaattttctaaaaaatatcaaaCTTAAACGTGAactaaaatttatttcaaatttccgaattaaatgaaattttgatgaaatttcataaaaaaaaaaaaataaaataaaaataaaaaataataaaatattaacaaattattttgaaactaattgtaaattatttataagttaattataaaatagggaaattatatttcctctttttttttttttttggtaaatttaaaaaatataatagaaacACAGAATTAAcgatataattttaatttttagtaatttaaaaaattatgtatatataaatgtgtGAAGTTATTAACATattattaaaacataataatAGTGTgctataataattttttttttttattaattgattcaatttttcaataaaataaagatgtATTtagttaaaattataattaatagaattaaatatgcaattttagaaatattaagaattttctattttctatattaaactttttttatgtatatgtttttatattttttaattattgtgtacaagttaaaaataaaaaaaaatatctttttattttatcaattttattaatttcatatgtaaccattaaattttttttttttttttgtttgatttttttcttatttataatCCTTTTTATAGgtattaatagaaaaagaatatttgaatgtaatttttcattattttaaattaatttatatttttttatatatagaaataatttttaattgtatcatttataaatatataataattgatAATAGTTATATTCTTGATAATTAATTATGTAATAATATGATTatgttatatttatattatactaGCATATGTTGATACGTttgattttctttttattttatttctttcttttcaAGATATTACTACCTAtcaaatgtatatatatttttctattatttattgATACAATGTAAATgtgtatatatttgttttttcataaatttttttagctCACTGTTTTATTATAACtgttatattcttttttatatatttctatatacAAAAGCtaaatataactttttttttttttttaaatgtaacttaaattaagaaaaaaaatctattaattatatttattaaaaaaaaaaagaaaagaatagTTACTCATAATCATTTCATTTTTGAAAttggaaaaagaaaaaaaatattaataataaatatatatttcttttttaaaaatataatatagaattaattaaaaaaaaaaaaaaaaaaagtatataatttttagttttttatataacatgtaaaataattctttttaatatttttcgtaaactcttttaaattactctttgttttattataagCAGATTAATTCAGaactatatttttctatCTTAGAGAACAACTGAAAGCATACTTTCAATTttctataaattatttagtatttttaaaaaagggAAACATTTTAAATCTATTCTTAATTATTCTTatgtaattatatttaataaaaatattattttcaaaatatttgaTTAAAAATGTTTCAAGTGCATATGTGGTGCATTCTTTACAAAATACATAAAACTCAATATTCTTTTCtgaaacaacaaaaaaaaaaatgatctaatgatttttttttttctatttcttattcctattatttattttttttttttttatttaatttattagtatcttcataattttgtttctttttatatatttttaattttttttttttttattttaggtagaatattttaatatttaatatttatcttttattataattcttATTTACTAGaagtatataataaataatatgtatTATTAAGAAATTATTAGTAGACAACATTTATTagaaattctttttaatgaatagtaataattatttaataataccttttactAAACAACGTTAATTGTATATagtattaattattaaaaaaatgttattgaAAACATATttactatttaaaaaatattttttgtcaAAACAATGTTTTCcattaaaaatgtatttattattaaaaaaaatgattattagtgaaaaaaatttattattgaaAAGATGCATATAATTCAATAATGGCTATTATTGAGTAGTAGTTATTCAAATAACTTTGTTTTtatcttaaaatatatttattcttaactttctattaatttgatttatcttaaaatatttttcttctatcATATGTTTTTATGATGTATAAAATTTACCATTTTATAATACTTGATAAAATATTAGCAGCATTGTAGCTTATaccactttttttttcttttttctttttttgtttatttgtGTATTTGTCTACTCACTATCTTTTTTGgcctgttttttttttttttttaacgaTGTTTTTtccattaaataaaatatttttcttttgtctttattttcttataaatatattaaatttttataactcTGCCAATATAGATAATAGCGTACTTTCAAATACATTAGCAACTACTTTAATAGAAGGATTAGATGGAAATGGGGCAAATATGCATACCTGTGAAGCAGCTGGGTGTTcatcatataaaaatattataaaaaataattcagaTGAATGTTTATATGGTTTTATATGCAAAAAATGCAAAAAGACACATGCAAAAAGTCcaaatatttgtttttattcaTCATTAGAGGGatatgaaaatttatatgaGGGATTACTAGAGGATTTTAGTAACACTAAGTATGATACATTTAATGTtcctttaaataaaaaagatgaaagtGTGGAAAATAAGAATGTATCAAcaacaaatgaaaataaaaaaacaggTGATGAcaatgaaaaagaagaagatgaatcagatgaaaaagaagacaatacaaaacaaaaaaataaaaaagaaaaatctaATTCAACGAAAAAggaagaagatgaagataaagaagaagatgaagaagaagaggatgatgaagaagaatcaaaaaaagaattaaaagaaacaaataaaaaaaaaaataaaagtaatgtaGATAATGATGAAGAATCTTTTTTAGAACAATATGCTgggaatatatattataattcaaTGATATAtgggaaaaaaaataaaagaaaaaatagaatgtATAATCAAagacaatttaaaaaaaaatttacctCTTATTCTACTTTATTAGAGCCAGATATTGAATATAAAGTTAGAGAAGAAAAACATTATTCCttattagaaaaaagtacagaagaaaaaaaaatgatacatAGAAGAttgaaaattaatataaataaatatgaagatTACTTAAAAAGTAAGTTAAATAAATGTGATGTTTCTGATGATGGAACATTaacaatttatattaaattaatatttcaaATTGTTAAAGATAAAGATGAAATTTATACTGATGTTtctaaaaaaagtattatacATAATGAAGGAGCAAATGATCATTCAAAAAGTGAAGATGATATTGacgataaaaaaaaagaaaatgatgaaGATCTAGAAGAGAATGAAGATGACGAAGAAAAAGAGAGTGACTATAAGAATGAGAAAAATGATTATGGATATGAAAGAAATGATGAGGAATATGAAAATAGTTCTTTTAACAAAATAGAACATTCTTTTAATCCTTCACATAATAATGAAACAGAAGAACCAGACTATACAAAGCATCATTACTCACAGAAAAATCAATACGACGATGCTAATGATTATGGGTCAATGCATAATAGAAGTTATTCCAATCCCAATTTAAGTGGTTATTCTTATATTGACTTACATAattctaaaataaaaaataatttttttataaatgaaaatagtttaaatgatataaagcactacaaaatagaaaaaaacgGCACATATAAAGAATCTGCTAACAAATCAAATAGACTTGatggaaatataaaaaaagaacaaatggttaatattttaaaaaattatttcccCCCAAAGAAGGGATATTCTTTTTATCAATATAAATTTGGAGATGATTTAGGAGGGGAAGCTATGGAAAATTACTATAAATCAAACAATGGCTTTTTTAAatctatatttaaaaaaatatttaaaaaaaaaagagaagatGATGACACAGATAGTGATGATAAAAAGCCGAAGAAAAAAGGAGGGCTTTTCTCaagaaaaaagagaaaaaacaaagaagatgataatgataatgatgatgaagatgaaaGGAATGATAAAGATGAAGAccataatgataataatgaagatgaagatgaagatgaagagGAAGATAAATCTTTACATTCAAATAAAGGAAAGagtaaagaaaaaagtaaggataaaaaaaaaaaaaaaaaaaaaaaaagtcttttttctaaatttaaaagtaaatattttccaaaaaagcaaaaattaCACATAGAAGCTTATTTTAATAGTATTATTGTGAAAACAtgtaaaaattctttaaaatgGAAAGGGAAAATGTTCAGAAAACACTCATTAATTGAAATGACATTAAAAGTTCCtgttaaattaaaatatataaaaaatgaaccgttaaatttttttagatCAGGTTATGAAGTAATAATGACCTGCAAGAATTGTGATGaagtattatttaattcttgTGTACAAGTAAAATAAttcaataaatattattatataaaaattattcctatatagttatatataagtgattaattttttataataaagttttagaaaatattacaaaaatttatataattatttatttttaagcaAAATATcagataaattatatttttaaatatataaaagaatactttaaaataaaaaccaaatacatatatatataaatatatatatataaaatattaatatagcatgttttgtttatttaactttatttatttttaaaaataaataaataaatgtatattttttataggtATATTGCACAAAAAAAAGTAGTAAACTTCCTGATAATATATCTAATACTATATCTAATTCTTCAAATTTAAATACAACAAATACAATGGCTTTTGCACCAATTccatattataattatggATATCAGGATAATCTATCTCTGAATTACTTTCCATATGATTATTACAGCTCTTGTAAAAGCATTTATATCAAATATTCCATCGtaattttgatttttattactttattAATCTAATGAGAAAGATAATTATTTTCCTTCTCAGTTTTACAAGTTTTAAATGGCAAAGGGACCTTTTTTACAAACAAATGAATAACTAATGAAAggattttattaattaatggAATATTTCATAACATTTTTCCCTTTAATCATTTTCTTCTGCATTTGAcgaaattttctttttgttaaTGCAATTTCTTCAGTTGTGTTTCGATCCTACagaaatgagaaaaaaaaaaaaaaataaaaatagaagaaaaataattattataagtaTACATAATAagtgaatataaaaaatacaaataataagTTTTTTaggaaaaaattaagaaatatatataatatataaaggaatgaattaaaatatagaaaCAAAAATTGGAATATACATTTAGACATAAATACTAGCTTATAGGGGGATATAAACATATAGTGAAATACACATATTAATACAAATAAGAATATacatgtaaaataaaatatatagacATATGGATATATAGATAAATATAGATATAAATgtagatatataaaaaaaaaaattttaaatttaaaaatattacttttaGTAATTCTTCTTCTATTTGATTAATAGAGTTTATATCGTCTAGTAGTTTCTTATTATGATAAATGTTAGAACTGTTCATAAAATAGGAAGGTAAGAAAATGTATATAAGTTTGCCACTAATGAAATCATGAATTATCAATCGAGTAGCAaagttataatttaataaccCCCCTTTTCCTCctgatatatattttcttgatGTACAAAAAGCGTGTAAGAATTCAGTTGCATCTAacaagaaaattttttcctgtttttcattttttacttcacgaattatattattattaattttgtaGTAATTACATAATTGATTAGGTATTAAATTACAAAGGATTTGAACGATATCAATGAAGTTACCTTTATAATGATCAATTGAGAATACTCCATTGATAATTAAGTCATATTTGTTAAATACTAATGATGGAAATATTAAACCAGGGCAATCACATAATGAAAAATGCATactttttaaagaaattgtCTGAAAATGTTTTGTTTTCCCTGGTTGACGACTTACactaacttttttttctccaATCAAACAATTTATGATTGAACTTTTTCCTACATTAGGATAACCAATAAAACCAACCATATATTTAGGTGTTGTAAAAGTTTCTATTTCAATTTCatgatataaattttttatttctaatttagttttcttaattaaatttattaaatcatcTACACTTAATATATCAGTACtgtcatttttttttgtttcataACTTAAATTGCCAAAACCtacattaattatattttttttatcatcatttatatcttcattttttttttttttttttatatattcttcaGTCATCTTctcaataatatttttattttttgatatactatcattttcaatatttattttactacTCTCAAAAAAGTTTTCTTTTTCGaaattattttctcttttgtATAAGTTATGGCATTTTTCCTCGTCTTTATTAGAGTTCATCAATGAAAAATTCTCAAtgactattttattttgatgaTACAACTCTCTTAAtgctgaaaaaaaaataaattgaacATTTCTTTCCTCAAAATAATCTGCCCATAGTTTTCTTTGTTCAACATTCAAAAAATCagctttatttaaaattataataactttttttctataatctACTTTCTTTACATAGTATTCTAATCccttacaataaaaaaatagaggaTTTCTAGCatcaataatataaaataagacATGACTTTTTTCTATAACTCTCCATAACTGTTTCCAgtattcaatatttttttcataaggAGTTACAATGTATCCTTCTCTTTCTTCAATATCACTTAATAATTTTCTCCATTCAACAAAA
It encodes:
- the MAPK1 gene encoding mitogen-activated protein kinase 1, putative, yielding MPKEQTKQLKNSDEVDDNVLKKYEIIKKIGKGAYGIVFKAKCKKNNKIVAVKKIFDAFQNSTDAQRTFREIMFLYQLNGHDNIIRLMDVLKAKNDNDIYLVFDYMETDLHEVIKADLLEEIHKKYIIYQLLRALKYIHSGLLLHRDIKPSNILLNSECHIKVADFGLARSISTEVNENKIPVLTDYVATRWYRAPEILLGSTNYTEGVDMWSLGCIMGELLSGKPLFRGNSTMNQLEKIIEIIGKPNRRDIEDIKSPFAETIISSFVDNKKKSLSDVFHKASKESLDLLQKLLQFNPSKRISAENALKHKYVEQFHSIIDEPICKKVITIPINDSTKYKVNFYRNIVYFDIMRRKKYYSKDIKKNNQKKIEENLIKANCSAENKKDTKEKEKNKKKNKKTISITSNNNNIIYNKLNNNNKSVISPQMDYSKNNEISHLKGKKYILEKTYDDNKTFKYKHAKNLKKNYEKDRGINSYMLNQHNKNVISNSNEKHYYEHTDDKKINNGIDIYYY
- a CDS encoding large ribosomal subunit associated GTPase, putative, producing MGVFKKNKTKQHNYMGRSLMRNKLMKKEISNNILYSKIGCDEEKNISKKFSILNKEPVDDYLDNQLVINDVEVTKVFVKKNEIKEKRNFLNKNKNANIQNIVLPIPGRAVFLKREDKINLIINERANTKIKKKKRKNVKKINFLMSGKNIIPINVRTPKNEESKKKKIKNLKKNIKKYNQIEGKNSKKNNNYSLENDNTILEENEDKNEENELKNEKIKNENEESVSENEESELENEESELENEENELENEESKLENEENELENEENELENEESELENEENELENEESENRQSKREIGKKKCGDDEIYSEDIEGNFFNKKSGYDKFKEEDRKLMNNLDMNKNNLNYDFKYVDMYEELGRKYREFNSQNNLNKEIIEKYEMEYFVEWRKLLSDIEEREGYIVTPYEKNIEYWKQLWRVIEKSHVLFYIIDARNPLFFYCKGLEYYVKKVDYRKKVIIILNKADFLNVEQRKLWADYFEERNVQFIFFSALRELYHQNKIVIENFSLMNSNKDEEKCHNLYKRENNFEKENFFESSKINIENDSISKNKNIIEKMTEEYIKKKKKNEDINDDKKNIINVGFGNLSYETKKNDSTDILSVDDLINLIKKTKLEIKNLYHEIEIETFTTPKYMVGFIGYPNVGKSSIINCLIGEKKVSVSRQPGKTKHFQTISLKSMHFSLCDCPGLIFPSLVFNKYDLIINGVFSIDHYKGNFIDIVQILCNLIPNQLCNYYKINNNIIREVKNEKQEKIFLLDATEFLHAFCTSRKYISGGKGGLLNYNFATRLIIHDFISGKLIYIFLPSYFMNSSNIYHNKKLLDDINSINQIEEELLKDRNTTEEIALTKRKFRQMQKKMIKGKNVMKYSIN